Proteins from a genomic interval of Procambarus clarkii isolate CNS0578487 chromosome 45, FALCON_Pclarkii_2.0, whole genome shotgun sequence:
- the LOC123753316 gene encoding zinc finger protein 300-like — protein MSGHSAEKPYHCSVCPKVFLWKSHLKIHMRIHTGEKPYQCSECLKDFSYKSSLIKHVMIHAVDKPYQCTECLKDFSDKSSLIRHMRIHAGEKPYHCLKCLKDFSQKSSLISHLRIHTGEKPYQCSECLKVFSRKSHLIIHMRIHTGKKPYQCSVCPKNFSQKSSLISHMRIHTGEKPYHCSVCLKDFSYKSHLTTHMRIHTGEKPYQCSECLKDFSQKSHLITHKRIHTGEKPYQCSVCLKHFSDKSSLIKHLKTHAGEKSYQSLKCLKDFKHKSSQ, from the coding sequence atgagTGGTCATTCAGCAGAGAAACCCTATCACTGTTCTGTGTGTCCAAAAGTTTTTTTATGGAAATCACATTTAAAAattcacatgaggattcatacaggagagaaaccatatcaatgTTCAGAGTGTCTAAAAGACTTTTCCTATAAATCAAGTTTAATAAAGCATGTTATGATTCATGCAGTAGATAAGCCATATCAATGCACAGAGTGTCTAAAAGACTTTTCAGATAAATCAAGTCTTATtagacacatgaggattcatgcaggagagaaaccatatcactgtttaaAGTGTCTAAAAGATTTTTCACAGAAATCAAGTCTAATATCACACttaaggattcatacaggagagaaaccatatcagtgtTCAGAATGTCTTAAAGTCTTTTCACGGAAATCACATCTGATTATACACATGAGAATTCATACAGGAAAGAAACCATATCAGTGTTCAGTATGTCCTAAAAACTTTTCACAGAAATCAAGCCTAAtatcacacatgaggattcatacaggagagaaaccatatcattgTTCAGTGTGTCTAAAAGACTTTTCATATAAGTCGCATCTAACAACGcatatgaggattcatacaggagagaaaccatatcaatgTTCAGAGTGTCTAAAAGACTTTTCACAGAAATCGCATCTAATAACACACAAGAGGATTCATacgggagagaaaccatatcaatgttcagtgtgtttaaAACACTTTTCAGATAAATCAAGTCTAATAAAGCACTTGAAGACTCATGCAGGAGAGAAATCATATCAAAGTTTAAAGTGTCTAAAAGACTTTAAACATAAATCAAGTCAATAA